One Candidatus Cloacimonadota bacterium genomic window, AGGTTTCAAAAGTTACATTGATATTTTTTTTATATTTCAAGATTAATTCTGCTGCTATTTTTGTACTGATATGAACAAAATGGATTTTATTGCTTTCAGCGATCTCAAGGATTTGCCGAACTGCTTCAATTTCAGCTTCTACAGGTCTGATTTTCACATAATTTTCCGGAAGTTTCAGTTCTTCTTTGGAAAATGAGTTGATTGCTTTTTGAATTATATTTACATCTTCAGCATGAAAAGCAAATAACATTTCCGGAAATTGCCTGAAAACTTGTTCAATATCCTTGTATGTCAAAGCAGAAAATGTTTCCATTCCTGAAATCGTATAAATTTTAAAACCAACAACGCCTTCCTTCCAAAGTTCTTTAACCTTCTCTTCAGAAAGCGGAAAATCATTTCTTCTGATTCCTCCCCAGAAAGCAAAATCAATCAAAGCTTTAGACTGGATAATTTTAAATTTTTGATAAAGATTTTTCTTATTCGTAACCGGAGGAATGGAAGTGCAGGGCATATCGATTATGGTTGTTATTCCGCCATAGGCAGCAGCAGTTGTTCCGCTCAGAAAATCTTCATGATGATTAAATCCCGGATCATTGAAATGAACATGCGCATCGATACAGCCGGGAATAAGCAGTTTTCCTTTTAAATCAATTTCTTCATCAACTTGATCTTCGATTTCAGTTTCTGATATCTTCCGGATCTTCTCATCAAACAAAATACTAACGAGTTTTGTTTCACTATTATTTCCGGTCGAGATTAAGGCATTTTTGATTGATTTCATGATTTTTTTTGTCATTCTGAGGTTCTTTCATATCATTTTCGAGGAATCTCATTCATATCGTGAGAGAAATCTAAAATATTGGAGATTCTTCAACAGAAAGGCAGGAAGAGAATTCATAATGCAAATCGATTCAATTCACTCCAGATAATTCGAAACCAGGATAATCGTTACATCATCGAGAGAATGATTTTTTTGCGAAAGTTGATAAAGTCTCTCCACACCTGTTTTCAAATCAGTTGTTGTTGAAATTACATCTTCAATCTCTTTATCGAGCGTAACATCGGTCAGTCCATCAGAACAAAGTAAAAAGATATATTTTTCAGGTAATGAAATTCTGTAGCTGTTTATTTCAATATCCTGTTCCAGACCGATTACTTGAGATATTACATTTTTTTTTTCATGTTTGATGATGTCATCTTTGGTGATAATTCCTTTTTTATACATTTTCCACACTGGTGATTGATCTTCTGTTAACTGTTCTAATTTACTTTGAGAATAAAGGTACAATCTGCTGTCACCGACATTGTTGATATATGCCGTTTCATTATGGATCAATAAACTGACAAGAGTTGTGGACATTCCATAATAATCGTGAAAATCCCTGGAAACTTCCATGATCCGTATGTTCAAATTCCTGATCTCATCTTTCAGCAATTCTCCGTATTCTTTATTTTCAGTGTTATTATAATAATTTTCCTTAAACAATTTAGCACAAATACTGCTGGCTACTTCACCGGCTCGATGACCACCAAGTCCATCACAAACCGTAAACAAAAATCCTTTATTTTTAATGTCTGATTTTTTTTTATTCTTGTTTGGAACAGAACAGCTATCCTCGTTTTGAGGAGATTTTTTTCCTTTTCTGGAAAGAGCGTAATAATTTAGTTTATCATTCATTTGAAATACTATTAAATTTGAAACATTTTTGCTTTTTGTCCGAAAAATACAGGGATTTTATTATTTGAACTTGCAACAAATAACCTTCTACAAAGGATATATTGATCCATTAGATCCTCCTTTAAAACTCTATTTTTTTTTTATCAAATAAACACAACAAAAAAATAAAATTTTGTTTAATTTTCAAAAAAGCGATTTCTGAATTTTCCCTGACTTTAGTAATTTAAAAAAACTTGACTAATAGTCCATCCCTGAAATATTGTGTTCATAAACTAAAAGGAAAAAATGATGGATTCTTTAACGAATGCAGAACTGATGCTGCTTCAGATCATCAAAGAGCACAATGAAATTACAGGTTATGAAATAAATAAATATGTAATTTCTGTCGGTTATATCGAATGGGCTGACATCGGGAAAACCTCTATTTATACAGGTTTGAAGAAACTCGAGAAGAAAAGTTTGGTTACTTCATTTATTGCTGTCGATAAAATGGGAAAAGGACCGATTCCCAGAAAATATTCGATAACCACTGAAGGAGAAAAGATTTTAAAAGAGGAGATGATAAGAGCAATTTCAACTTCGA contains:
- a CDS encoding PadR family transcriptional regulator, whose product is MMDSLTNAELMLLQIIKEHNEITGYEINKYVISVGYIEWADIGKTSIYTGLKKLEKKSLVTSFIAVDKMGKGPIPRKYSITTEGEKILKEEMIRAISTSREREKRFDLALSAIQILSKQEMINALDQRIIYLSSEKEKINEDYIEQKECLPLGGNILYERILKSIDNEIESTQNIKNYLNER
- a CDS encoding dihydroorotase — its product is MTKKIMKSIKNALISTGNNSETKLVSILFDEKIRKISETEIEDQVDEEIDLKGKLLIPGCIDAHVHFNDPGFNHHEDFLSGTTAAAYGGITTIIDMPCTSIPPVTNKKNLYQKFKIIQSKALIDFAFWGGIRRNDFPLSEEKVKELWKEGVVGFKIYTISGMETFSALTYKDIEQVFRQFPEMLFAFHAEDVNIIQKAINSFSKEELKLPENYVKIRPVEAEIEAVRQILEIAESNKIHFVHISTKIAAELILKYKKNINVTFETCPHFLEFTANDYQKLLGRLKTAPPVKFEEDKKYLRKLLKKGEIDFITTDHAGCDFETEKKLKDFSKVYSGIPGTELMIPYLFSEFYLNEKVPLSTMIKMTSENAAGRFGFYPQKGSLEIGTDAD
- a CDS encoding serine/threonine-protein phosphatase; translated protein: MNDKLNYYALSRKGKKSPQNEDSCSVPNKNKKKSDIKNKGFLFTVCDGLGGHRAGEVASSICAKLFKENYYNNTENKEYGELLKDEIRNLNIRIMEVSRDFHDYYGMSTTLVSLLIHNETAYINNVGDSRLYLYSQSKLEQLTEDQSPVWKMYKKGIITKDDIIKHEKKNVISQVIGLEQDIEINSYRISLPEKYIFLLCSDGLTDVTLDKEIEDVISTTTDLKTGVERLYQLSQKNHSLDDVTIILVSNYLE